In Pseudoxanthobacter soli DSM 19599, the following are encoded in one genomic region:
- the xylB gene encoding xylulokinase — protein sequence MYLGIDLGTSGVKAILMDGDQRIVAEASSRPLAVERPHRGWSEQHPHIWWDAVCEALDRLTASHPRELSAVRGIGLSGQMYGATMLDAADRPIRPAILWNDTRSTAECRLMEQREPDLRRIAGRRATPGVTAPKLIWMREHEPDNFARIRTVLLPKDYVRLRLTGEKVSDMADASGTLWMDVAARAWSDRLLASTGLDVSHMPRLVEGTEPAGTLLPGLADRWGMVNRPVVAGGGGDNACGACGSGIVEPGDGTVSLGTSGVLFVATSEARPSLDHAIETLCHAVPGVWHQMSVILSATSCLNWLASVLKRPAAELVRDLGEAPRPATGLLFLPFLDGCWSPQDDADIRGAFVGLEHGTDERALTFAVLQGVAFALNEAANGFRDNGARFDRLLGIGGGSRSPLWMSMVANALGVGIDIPSASELGAAFGAARLGLIAATNTPPSDVLKRPPIARSIEPDPALTESSGAAFEQWRALYAPVRAASAALRTRV from the coding sequence ATGTATCTGGGGATCGACCTCGGCACGTCCGGGGTGAAGGCCATCCTCATGGATGGCGACCAACGCATCGTCGCGGAAGCGTCGTCCCGGCCGCTGGCGGTCGAGCGGCCCCATCGCGGCTGGTCGGAACAGCATCCCCACATCTGGTGGGATGCCGTCTGCGAGGCGCTGGACCGCCTCACCGCCAGCCATCCGCGGGAGCTTTCCGCCGTGCGCGGCATCGGCCTATCCGGCCAGATGTATGGCGCGACGATGCTGGACGCCGCCGACCGGCCCATCCGCCCCGCGATCCTCTGGAACGACACCCGGTCGACGGCGGAATGCCGGCTGATGGAACAGCGCGAGCCGGATCTGCGCCGCATCGCCGGACGGCGCGCCACGCCCGGCGTCACCGCGCCGAAGCTGATCTGGATGCGGGAGCACGAGCCGGACAATTTCGCCCGCATCCGGACGGTGCTGCTGCCGAAGGATTATGTCCGCCTGCGCCTGACGGGCGAAAAGGTCTCCGACATGGCGGATGCCTCCGGCACGCTGTGGATGGACGTCGCCGCGCGCGCATGGTCCGACCGCCTGCTGGCGTCGACCGGCCTCGACGTCTCCCACATGCCGCGCCTCGTCGAGGGCACGGAACCGGCCGGCACGCTGCTGCCGGGCCTCGCCGACCGCTGGGGCATGGTCAACCGGCCGGTGGTGGCCGGCGGCGGCGGCGACAATGCCTGCGGCGCCTGCGGCAGCGGCATCGTCGAACCGGGAGACGGCACGGTTTCCCTCGGCACCTCCGGTGTCCTGTTCGTCGCCACCAGCGAGGCGCGGCCCAGTCTCGACCATGCGATCGAGACGCTCTGCCATGCCGTTCCCGGCGTCTGGCATCAGATGTCGGTGATCCTGTCGGCGACATCCTGCCTCAACTGGCTGGCGTCGGTGCTGAAGCGGCCGGCGGCCGAGCTCGTCCGCGACCTCGGCGAAGCGCCGAGGCCGGCGACCGGCCTGCTGTTTCTTCCCTTTCTCGACGGCTGCTGGAGCCCGCAGGACGACGCCGACATCCGCGGCGCCTTCGTCGGCCTCGAGCACGGCACCGACGAGAGGGCGCTGACGTTCGCGGTGCTCCAGGGCGTCGCGTTCGCGCTCAACGAGGCGGCGAACGGATTTCGCGACAACGGCGCCCGTTTCGACCGGCTGCTCGGCATCGGCGGCGGGTCGCGCTCGCCGCTGTGGATGTCGATGGTCGCGAACGCGCTCGGCGTCGGCATCGACATTCCGTCGGCGAGCGAGCTTGGCGCGGCCTTCGGCGCAGCCCGCCTCGGGCTCATCGCCGCGACCAACACCCCGCCCTCGGACGTGCTGAAACGCCCGCCGATCGCGCGGTCCATCGAGCCCGACCCGGCGCTGACTGAGAGCAGCGGTGCGGCATTCGAACAATGGCGCGCCCTTTACGCGCCCGTCCGGGCAGCTTCCGCCGCCCTGCGCACCCGCGTCTGA
- the glpD gene encoding glycerol-3-phosphate dehydrogenase, with protein sequence MAERAATQTSDTYDLAIIGGGINGCGIARDAAGRGLKVFLCDRGDLGGATSSASTKLLHGGLRYLEHYEFRLVREALKEREVLWGIAPHIVRPLRFVLPHVKEMRPRWMLRLGLLIYDHLGGRKALPGTSSVDFARSPIGQGLKPGLRVGFEYSDCWVEDNRLVILNARDARRLGAEIRSRTACVAARTGPGGWTLTVEGANGARRDIRAPIVVNAAGPWAGDVVRTLAGRRTGGRTRMVQGSHIVVPKLYDHDRCFIFQNGDGRIVFTIPYEGDFTLIGTTDRDYSGDLDRVRASEDEIHYLCRAASAYFSRPIAPADVVWTYSGVRPLYDDGASAAQAATRDYVLELDQSDGAPMLSIFGGKITTYRRLAESALDKIEPLLDPSHRAKVASMRGWTGRASLPGGDFPKQDFPALVRALAEAYPFLPPGEATRFVRYYGTEAPAILGHARKTADLGQSFGAGLTEAEIDHMRRNEWALTSEDILWRRSKLGLRLRETQAQEIDRYLTGLSQVA encoded by the coding sequence ATGGCTGAGCGTGCTGCGACGCAGACCTCCGACACCTACGATCTCGCCATCATCGGTGGCGGCATCAACGGCTGCGGCATCGCCCGCGATGCCGCAGGCCGCGGCCTCAAGGTGTTCCTGTGCGATCGCGGCGATCTCGGCGGCGCGACGTCCTCCGCATCGACCAAGCTGCTGCACGGCGGCCTGCGCTATCTCGAGCACTACGAGTTCCGCCTGGTGCGGGAGGCGTTGAAGGAGCGCGAGGTGCTGTGGGGCATAGCCCCCCATATCGTCAGGCCGCTGCGCTTCGTGCTGCCTCATGTGAAGGAGATGCGACCGCGCTGGATGCTCCGGCTCGGCCTCCTGATCTACGACCATCTCGGCGGCCGCAAGGCGCTGCCGGGCACGAGTTCGGTCGACTTCGCCCGCAGCCCGATCGGACAGGGCCTGAAGCCCGGGCTCCGGGTCGGCTTCGAATATTCCGACTGCTGGGTCGAGGACAATCGCCTCGTCATCCTGAACGCGCGCGATGCCCGGCGTCTCGGCGCCGAGATCCGGTCCCGCACCGCCTGCGTCGCCGCCAGGACGGGGCCGGGCGGATGGACGCTCACGGTGGAAGGCGCCAACGGCGCGCGCCGCGATATCCGGGCGCCGATCGTGGTCAACGCGGCCGGGCCGTGGGCCGGCGACGTCGTGCGCACGCTCGCCGGGCGGCGGACCGGCGGCAGAACCCGCATGGTGCAGGGCTCGCACATCGTGGTCCCGAAGCTCTATGACCACGACCGCTGCTTCATCTTCCAGAACGGCGACGGCCGGATCGTCTTCACGATCCCCTACGAGGGCGATTTCACCCTCATCGGCACGACCGACCGCGATTATTCCGGCGATCTCGACCGCGTCCGGGCGAGCGAGGACGAAATCCACTATCTGTGCCGCGCCGCCAGCGCCTATTTCAGCCGGCCGATCGCGCCCGCCGACGTGGTGTGGACCTATTCCGGCGTCCGTCCGCTCTACGACGACGGCGCAAGCGCCGCGCAGGCGGCAACCCGCGACTATGTGCTCGAACTCGACCAGTCCGACGGCGCGCCGATGCTGTCGATCTTCGGCGGCAAGATCACGACCTACCGCCGCCTGGCGGAATCCGCCCTCGACAAGATCGAACCGCTGCTCGATCCGTCGCACCGCGCGAAGGTGGCCTCCATGCGCGGCTGGACCGGCCGCGCCAGCCTGCCGGGCGGCGACTTTCCGAAACAGGATTTCCCCGCCCTCGTGCGCGCGCTCGCCGAGGCCTATCCGTTCCTGCCGCCCGGCGAAGCCACCCGCTTCGTGCGCTATTACGGCACCGAGGCCCCGGCCATTCTCGGCCATGCCCGCAAGACGGCGGATCTCGGACAATCTTTCGGCGCCGGCCTCACCGAGGCCGAAATCGACCACATGCGACGAAACGAATGGGCGCTCACCAGCGAAGATATTCTCTGGCGGCGCAGCAAGCTCGGCCTGCGGCTGCGCGAGACCCAGGCGCAGGAAATCGACCGCTATCTGACCGGCCTGTCGCAGGTCGCCTGA
- a CDS encoding HAD-IIB family hydrolase, translating to MNLRPITELDAASLAGVEVVFTDIDDTLTCEGRLPAAAYEALERLDAAGLAVVPITGRPAGWCDMIARFWPVAGIVGENGAFYFSYQRDRKRMIQRFFATDDERRQNRARLSVLRERILREVPGTGIASDQLYREADLAIDVCEDVPPLPKEAVDRVLAMFASEGAVAKLSSIHVNGWFGNYDKLSMSRLFSRDVLGLDLDADKDRIAFVGDSPNDGPMFSFFPKSFGVANVLDFKDETSHLPRYVTNGRGGEGFVEVADLILAARTAPSREASHG from the coding sequence ATGAACCTTCGCCCCATCACCGAGCTCGATGCCGCGTCCCTGGCCGGGGTCGAGGTGGTGTTCACCGATATCGACGACACGCTGACCTGCGAAGGCCGGCTGCCGGCCGCGGCCTACGAGGCCCTCGAACGGCTCGACGCCGCAGGGCTGGCGGTGGTGCCGATCACCGGCCGGCCTGCCGGCTGGTGCGATATGATCGCCCGGTTCTGGCCCGTCGCCGGCATCGTCGGAGAAAACGGCGCGTTCTACTTCTCCTATCAGCGGGACCGGAAGCGCATGATCCAGCGCTTCTTCGCGACCGACGACGAGCGCCGCCAGAACCGGGCGCGGCTTTCCGTCCTGCGGGAGCGCATCCTGCGCGAGGTCCCCGGAACCGGCATCGCCTCGGACCAGCTCTATCGCGAGGCGGACCTCGCGATCGATGTGTGCGAGGACGTTCCGCCCCTGCCCAAGGAAGCCGTCGACCGGGTGCTCGCGATGTTCGCCTCGGAAGGGGCGGTCGCCAAGCTGTCGTCGATCCACGTCAACGGCTGGTTCGGCAATTACGACAAGCTGTCGATGAGCCGGCTTTTCTCCAGGGACGTGCTCGGTCTGGACCTCGACGCGGACAAGGATCGCATCGCCTTCGTGGGCGACAGCCCGAACGACGGCCCGATGTTCAGCTTCTTTCCGAAATCGTTCGGCGTCGCCAACGTGCTCGATTTCAAGGACGAGACGAGCCATCTGCCGCGCTATGTCACGAACGGCAGGGGCGGTGAAGGCTTCGTGGAGGTCGCCGATCTCATCCTCGCCGCCCGCACCGCGCCCTCGCGGGAGGCCAGCCATGGCTGA
- a CDS encoding iron-containing alcohol dehydrogenase encodes MNRPVTAREGGRAPSSASWTSLIDDVTAGRWIDPDTGQPAGVPFERVVIADDLGGAYADLVGSVMPAASYAVVSDHDTRDAQGAAIAAALGASAIEVVLDHPHADEGEVERLKDRTRGADALIAVGSGTINDLCKYATAQDGRPYSVFGTAPSMNGYTSTTASITLASGLKTTQPAHAARGVFIDLAVNAAAPSYLIAAGLGDSLCRSTAQVDWYFSHRMFGTAYLTAPYALQDEDERELLARSADLARGDRLAVGYLQRLLTLTGFGISVAKMSHPGSMGEHQISHWIDSFAGDRHPGTVHGQQVGVTSVTMARLQEAILSEASAPRIRPVQFDEADLRRRYPAAAVEACIAVCRAKTMDEAACERFNARLADLWPDLRPRLQAMSIPSAVLADHLRAAGGAATASELGIDIGLYRDALRHSPEMRDRYSFLDLAAGMGILDDFIAEEGR; translated from the coding sequence ATGAATCGCCCCGTTACGGCGCGCGAAGGCGGGCGGGCACCCTCGTCCGCATCCTGGACGTCGCTGATCGATGACGTCACCGCGGGCCGGTGGATCGACCCCGATACCGGCCAGCCTGCCGGAGTTCCGTTCGAACGCGTTGTGATCGCCGACGATCTCGGGGGCGCCTATGCCGATCTCGTCGGCAGCGTCATGCCGGCGGCGAGCTATGCCGTCGTCAGCGACCATGACACCCGCGACGCCCAGGGTGCGGCGATCGCCGCTGCCCTCGGCGCCTCTGCGATCGAGGTCGTTCTCGACCATCCCCATGCCGATGAAGGCGAAGTCGAGCGGCTCAAGGACAGGACCCGCGGCGCCGACGCCCTCATCGCGGTCGGCTCCGGCACCATCAACGATCTCTGCAAATATGCGACGGCACAGGACGGGCGCCCCTACAGCGTGTTCGGCACCGCGCCGTCGATGAACGGCTACACCTCGACGACCGCCTCCATCACGCTCGCCTCCGGCCTTAAGACCACCCAGCCGGCTCACGCCGCGCGGGGCGTGTTCATCGACCTCGCCGTCAACGCCGCGGCGCCGTCCTATCTCATCGCCGCCGGCCTGGGCGACAGCCTGTGCCGCTCGACGGCCCAGGTGGACTGGTACTTTTCCCACCGCATGTTCGGCACCGCCTATCTCACGGCGCCCTATGCGCTGCAGGACGAGGACGAGCGCGAACTGCTCGCCCGCTCGGCGGATCTTGCGCGGGGCGACCGCCTCGCCGTCGGCTATCTGCAGCGCCTGCTGACGCTCACCGGGTTCGGCATCAGCGTCGCCAAGATGAGCCATCCGGGCTCGATGGGCGAACACCAGATTTCGCACTGGATCGACAGCTTCGCCGGCGACCGCCATCCGGGCACGGTCCATGGCCAGCAGGTCGGCGTGACGTCGGTGACGATGGCCCGCCTTCAGGAGGCGATCCTGTCGGAGGCGAGCGCACCCAGGATACGTCCCGTTCAGTTCGACGAAGCCGATCTGCGCCGGCGCTACCCCGCCGCCGCGGTCGAGGCCTGCATTGCCGTGTGCCGCGCCAAGACGATGGACGAGGCCGCATGCGAGCGCTTCAACGCGCGCCTTGCGGACCTGTGGCCGGACCTGCGCCCGCGGCTTCAGGCGATGTCGATCCCGTCCGCCGTGCTCGCCGACCATCTCCGGGCCGCCGGGGGCGCGGCGACGGCCTCCGAACTCGGCATCGACATCGGCCTCTATCGCGACGCGCTGCGCCACTCGCCGGAGATGCGCGACCGCTACTCCTTCCTCGATCTCGCGGCCGGCATGGGCATCCTCGACGATTTCATTGCGGAGGAAGGACGATGA
- a CDS encoding sugar-binding transcriptional regulator, which produces MPGAFGLDPVLWAAWLYYEEGLKQDEIAEKLGVSRASVFNLLQRAREEGVVNIKIDPARMERVSLAREIESATGIDECFIIPDEGAAEPLYDRIGRFGARLLEQRLSDADVLGVAWGRTVMSLSKALAPMSLPGASIAQVTGSSIATYDFSPELCTSNIAVRVGARCINLHAPGIVSSAKMKQLLMGEPIIEQHFRLLRTCTRTLFGVTHVGSETLLKDSGFMSEQILADYQSRGAIGFVSGYFFDREGKPVLTEIDARHIVMPLEDFLQVPERICIGGGMEKVAAISGMLRGRYASILVTDAGTARAVLKTY; this is translated from the coding sequence GTGCCCGGGGCATTTGGCCTCGACCCGGTGCTCTGGGCGGCATGGCTCTATTACGAGGAAGGGCTGAAGCAGGACGAAATCGCCGAGAAACTGGGCGTGTCGCGGGCCTCGGTCTTCAACCTCTTGCAGCGGGCGCGGGAGGAAGGGGTCGTCAACATCAAGATCGATCCGGCCCGCATGGAGCGGGTCAGTCTGGCGCGCGAGATCGAGAGCGCGACCGGCATCGACGAGTGCTTCATCATCCCCGACGAAGGCGCCGCGGAACCGCTTTACGACCGCATCGGCCGGTTCGGGGCCCGGCTCCTGGAGCAGCGGCTGAGCGACGCGGATGTGCTGGGCGTCGCCTGGGGGCGCACGGTGATGTCGCTTTCGAAGGCGCTGGCGCCGATGTCGCTGCCCGGCGCCTCGATCGCGCAGGTCACGGGATCCTCGATCGCGACCTACGACTTCTCGCCGGAACTATGCACCTCGAACATCGCGGTCCGGGTCGGCGCGCGGTGCATCAACCTGCATGCTCCGGGCATCGTTTCCAGCGCGAAGATGAAGCAGCTGCTGATGGGAGAGCCCATCATCGAGCAGCACTTCAGGCTGCTGCGCACCTGCACCAGAACGCTGTTCGGCGTCACCCATGTGGGCAGCGAGACGCTCCTCAAGGACTCCGGCTTCATGTCCGAGCAGATCCTGGCGGACTATCAGAGCCGCGGCGCGATCGGGTTCGTGTCGGGCTACTTCTTCGACAGGGAGGGAAAGCCGGTGCTGACGGAGATCGACGCCCGCCATATCGTCATGCCGCTGGAGGACTTTCTCCAGGTGCCGGAGCGCATCTGCATCGGCGGCGGCATGGAGAAGGTCGCGGCGATCTCCGGCATGCTCCGAGGGCGTTATGCCAGCATTCTCGTGACGGACGCCGGCACGGCGCGCGCGGTGCTCAAGACGTACTGA